In Cryptomeria japonica chromosome 5, Sugi_1.0, whole genome shotgun sequence, the genomic window ttttgtttgtgtttttaacccttagaactgggtctgcctcccgatttgcctggcacttcgcacaggcattggtgagagggaacaacccaaagtggtgatgggctaaagccaagctcttccgaaccactctaaataattgtggatgcaacgaaagttgtagacaacgggtgctggaatggtattgcaacGATTTATTCGCCGcatcaatacccacctgaacggatgcccttactagaatctcttgtttttagatgccaaaatccttctatttgttggctcaggtgttgtgatacgcgcatgccaaagatacctctcatgtactcctcagttagagatagcaagttcttgggaagtgatgccccttgaactcgaagcttggtatgcccgagaagtgagtgcactgtaagggggagccagtgctaccaagcgtctagctatccgactgagtgttgtattttatggttagaggattcaacagatattgcccttgccagccataggatttgttgtgaatgtgcttgattgtcttgagtcaaagtcaaaaaaacattttgtcttttgtgattgtcaaaagttaaattaaaaaaaaaaactttcaaaagtgctcataatcaatttgggttttcaaaaacaacaaccttcaattcaaaacaaaatccaaacaaaagtccaaatttgtccaagtattcatccaacatttgaacatggcttatCAAAatattgaatgtctttgtttcaaaattcatgtcactttaggctaggttttgcatagtccaacttaggtcctaggacatattgtcatctcccttcattttagtcctttttattgcaagcgtcctcattttgcacttaggttcaaaatcatttccctaagtttgcatttcattgtcatatctcgCAAAAGATCTTggcatatcatatccttagatcattttcatgtcatatcctaagtcattgtcataatcattgccttcttgcatttagtctcaaaaatttggtttgtcaaacttgaaaaatcaaaagtttggatgataccctaagttgttgttagggagtcttgaccttgtctaaaatttgtcctttcattaatatcattttgtcaaacctagcttagtatccaagcatataggtgagacattgtcaatttgtcctattgtcatttggtcctttgtcctttatggtcttggcttcatttcaacttcccaaggttgagtctttaggtttgcattccaaaaagtttgtccaaatcttgaaaaacaacaaaaacataggttgcattctttccatagattgcattttcatctatttaggttgcattcttgccatagattgcattttcatctatttaggttgcatttagttgcatatcatacatcatccttttagaatcaaaaatcccaaaaacattgcatagtgacatgtctatcgaaacaaggttccaagcaccaatgatgcaacaaagtttgacgtatcaaccgacaatgcaatcgaattttaatccaaggcaatcacaattatatccaacccaacaacaaggcaatatcagtcaaactttttatgatgaaacagggctccaaatacaaaaactagaggaaaaactagttcgagaaaaagagatcttggaacaaaaagtgaaaaatagtgagaagattagatcccaaatgtccaaaacatttaaaaaatttcaaggtccaaacccaaaatttgagccaattgatgtaaaagctcttatcgaacgatcagacataccagctctcatctctcaaatagagatgatgaaataatttcaaaaaacaagcacaaatttcaatcaagtcccaaatcaaaattcatttggtcaaatttcattcaatcaaatctcgaatcaacaacatttccaatagacacaaccaatggtccaacatatacaaccaacacaaccaatggtccaatttcaacaatatgtccaaccaactatacaatgtccacaaatagttcaaccaatggtggaatatcaatgtcaacaactacaaccaaacattcagaaacaaaggttgcagcacacaccaacccaagtttcaaacatgtcagaacaattgaaccaagaccaatatcaaaacatgacatcaaaccaaaaccaactcctttccaaacaagttcaaattccagatacaactatgtcaaaacctcgaaagaaaggtggctttattgcaaggatcttaagaaaattaccaagtgagttctttgaggaagatcaagataatacacttatgtctagcaatgcctcatccccccgcaaacaaattgactctccagtggcatctatccctacacctttagacgtttcacaagaaccttccatattgtcctcatcaaacaatacacccaaggatgaaattatccaagggctatccataggtgattgccaagataatccaattcatgatgcacgtccttgtcatgtttcagaaatacaagacccaatgccaccatgcactttattgccattacctgttttagaggaccccattcgaagtccctcttcctcatgttcaagcattgattccttgccagaatccatcacaaatgttcaaagtgcatttccttcatgccaaaacattgattccttgtcagaatcccccatgcatatccaaagtccaaccccatgtcaagaggaaaatttagagcatgaagaaacgtgtcttgaaatagacgaagatcaagatcttgaaaccttatcatcccatccaattgttgactaagatcccatttccccagacactcgcaatgattcacttattcctgtcaattctatccaagaacacaatgtcctttcaaatcccattgacattccacttcctaagaaagatcaagatatcccagtccatctaatcactttttcgaatcgatccccaaatcaatcacacttctagtattcttgtgctactgtcttgtcaatcttgctttcacattatgcttatgcacttgaaggcgagatccacaaaacaaagcaatttgaaggagaaagaaggacaatggagaatcatggaggagacattcacgtttgcgttggtttgcatttgaattgaatgttttatttccctttctctattgaatgtttttaggattgttatcattgcaatctggttttgtgattgagctagtctaattttctatttgctttgatgatttccaaattcctatctacaatttCTATTGGTCTGCATTTAAAATTAGGGACCAGATTGGCAATTGCCACACAGTCCCATGTACTTTAGGGCCAAATTTGTTGTCATGGGTTCTTCTTTGTTTCTTTTTCTCAGACTTAGCTCTCTATCTGCATTATGTGTCTACAACTTGTTGTTCCTATTGTTTTATGCCAATTCTCTATCATTCACCCTAGATCTAGCATTAaaatacattcaaatcaatttAAATTAAATAGAGGGAAAAAACTTAATCTATATGCAATCCTTTTGTATTAGATCAATTGAGTTCTCCCTTCCTTTAATGTATTGTTTGGAAAGTTAGGCCATTTCCTAGTTGACAAGGCTTAACTTgtgaaaacctaatttttcatctaatacaaagggaaaataaaatttacTATAATTATTAAACTATGCTAATTAAGTGAATACAATAACTTAAGAACAAATTAGCCTAGATTAAATGAATGGTTGTTGGGATTGATAAATCTAATAATTTGTACTAACTATTTTAGAAATTATAAATGTTATGAATGACAATACTTACTTTATGATTGAAAAATGAATGATCCAAATGAAGATTGTGGAGTTTAGAATTTTTAATGATTAGAAACAAGATGTAATGGTCCAATATTCATCTtggaataaaaaaataaatagaagatCTTTGTATAGGGTTAAATATGGGGATAAGAGTTAGTTGCCCAATTCTTAAAATGTCTTGTACCTATGGACTTACCTGATCAATTATGGatttgtatttttctctttatgAAATTCATCCAAGTATTTTTTTATCCTCTTATGATATCTAGGGACCAATGTTAATTATAATACTTTAGTAGGGTTATTATTCTACTAAGGGATACGTTCACCTAAGCAACACATAGAAATGTGTGTATATAATATCAAAAACAACACTCTTTAGACATTTATATGCTCATAGGATTATCATGTGAATCTAGATTCTTTTTATtataccaaatctaaatgttcaaCTTATTTTGCATTAGGAAATGGAAATTCTTAAGTTTTACTCTGACATCATGCTACAGTTTGTTTCCCTTTGCTCATAGCTGAAGAATGATGTTCGTCATCACAACCAATTGGAAGAAAAGAATTATCAATTTTTGTAGCTTCACAATAAGGGTATTTGTTGTGCAAGACAACTCCAAGTATATTTAAGTTCAAAATGTAATAGTTTCTTATGTATTGTtaattgtatttttgaatttaagGTTTTGGTAATGACTTCATTTGCCATGCTTGGGCtcattattgttgttcaaattggaggatttttttataatattttcaaagTTTTTTGATATGATAGAACTATTATGTCacattgttgttgctaatggtAATAGTGTGATCATTTGCTTTTTATCACTTTCTTTCTTATTGGAGTTCCATTTCGGAGTGTTACTCTTTTATGTAATTATCTTTTAgcttcattaaaaaaaataaaaatcaacttCTTAGAATGAGAGAAGAGTTGTTTATTTTGAATAGATAGGAGATGTGTAaaaatgaatgcattgaatatCTTTAAATACAAGGCTATAACAGCATGCCACATAAATTTATATTTAGTTGGCATTTGGTGGGAAGGGTATAAGTGGGAGTAGGCCAAACTTGAATTTGAAATGGCTAAGTCTACAAGTACAAGATTGCATATCCCTTACACCATTATAATACTCACTCACTCCCAATACTTATTTTCTATGTGCATATATTTATTATGACCTATACATACATATACTTCCATTTCCACATTAATTTGCCCCTTTTATATCTAGGCTCAAGCGCATGATTGCATACTTAAGCCCATATATAAAAAGATGGTAAATCAATACGATAAATGTATAAGTGCAATAAATGCATGTATTAAACACATGTATTGATCAATGTATATGTGAAGAGGATAAGAGATAAATGTATAGGAATATGTATAATGAATATGTAGGTAGCACAAAACAAGGAACTCAACTTTACATTATAAAATACCATTTATAGTATATTTATGTATCAAGACACTCTCCTAAAAATGAatccaaaacaaaattaaaatgatTTGAATATAAAAACTTATCATTATAATCACATGgataaaaacaataataataatcctATTTTTGATGATGTATAGAAGAATCTTGATGATAAAGACTCCTTTCTTTCTAGAATTGTTTTAGCTGCTATAATTTTGTGTTGTTATATTTAGGTTTGACCCTACCACTTATTATAGTTTGGATTCAACCCCATCttaatttttaaatgtatattttttacCCACTTTTAAAAAAATTTGTACTATTATCCTTTAAAAATTTaagaaaacatttttttaaaaaacattgaATTGGTCCTACCTAATCAAATAGCACAATATATTCTAATAACAAGCCCTTGCCTAAAGGGACTCACATAACCGAACAATGTATGGTGTAGATTCATTCCAAAGAGCTTGGGTGTGCACAAACAAGGTACCGTACAGCAGTTATGTGAGCCTCTTCAGTGAATTTCGGAACACACCTCCTCCATCATTGCAATTTTAACAGACAGTCAAAGGCGAACTGGCAACAAAGCATATGTTTCATGCAACTCCCTATACTTGTGTACAACTTGATCATATGCCCTCATGtaccattaaattctattttattGGTAAAAAGATTTGACTCTAGTTCAGACCCAAAAGAGAAGATCCTTAGCTATTTGGGAGGAAGTGGGTTGGGTTGGTACATGTTGTGAGTGAAGTGCAGCCAAAATCTTTATGGTTGGTATTAAATTGACAGCAAGCAGAAGCCAAAATCTATTAAGTTGGTATAGTGTTGCTTGCTCAGAGAAGCCACAAGCCACAAAGACGAGTGTTAGTCAATATCTTGTAGCTCTAAGTAAGCAATAGCTTGTGACTTAAATTTTGTATCACAAAATCTAAGACAAAAATATCTGGCACAAGTAATGGAGATTAAATTCAATACTTTAGATTAAGTTGTCGTTATTATCAATGTTGAATGATTTGTTTACATTCTATAGTCGGGACGTGTTCTTTGACAAATAGTCCTATAAAATCGAGTTTTTAGACCACAGTAAATTAAGATACCATGGGCAGAAAGCCAAGACGGCCAATGGGTTTGTAAATCAAGACCGACTTTCATTGAACTCCACTATAAAAATTGTTTGTGTAGTGCTCGAAAGCAACGCCTCTTAAGAAATAGCAATGGCAATAGCATCAAGTGGTTCATGTTTTGTACAGGGTTTAGGCTATGGCAGGAGGAACATGGTGTCACCATCATGTAAGCAGACCACCAGAATTTTAATGGCGGCTACAACTACATTCCCTACTACCAAGTAAGTACTGTTACAGGAAACTGAACAGTCATTTTAGGCTCAAAAGAGTGATTCTATCTTGTTTTTCTTCTTGTTATAATTGCTTTCAGTATTTGGAATGGTTCATAGCATACCATCTTGTATTGGTAGTTTACTCAAGTTCTTTTGTGCTTAATCTTCTCTACAATCAAGTTAGTTACTTTCCTTGGCTTGTTACCCATGTTTCATTAGTCTGATTCATAGCATACCATCTTTTATTGGTAGTTTAGTTTGGTTCAAATGTGCTTAATCTTCTCTGTAATTAAGGTAGTTTAGTTATTACTCAGATTCGAGACCAGTTAACAGTAAAATCCCCTTAATTAGTTACCCTAGTTTTATTAATCTAGCTTACAGATCCTTAAAAGGTGGGCTCATCCAACTTAATACCTCATTTCCAAAATAAttattgtaaaaatatgaaatttctaattcatattgattttttctggatttgattgtattgattttttctggatttgattgtgtagatAATTTTATGTCTAAACTCTATGATCCATCACGAAGGGATGAAGTGAGAGTTTAGTGGACCCATTCTCATGCTTTCATTCCCTGGTGACAGTCTGAAACGTTGTTTATATCCACACAGTCAAATCTGGGAAAAATCAATAGCTAGACAATCATATTAGCTTAAATTTCTTTGTTACAGACCTTTACTGAGTTAATGATTATGAACTTTTCATTTAGAGCTCTGTCATTTTGATTCTTTTCGGTACTGCAGAGAAGCTGTGATGTTGAAATTTCGTGAGAGCAGTCACGGGCAGGTGATACATTCTATGCCACCTGAGAAGATTGATCTATTCAAATCTCTGGAGGGATGGGCAAAGGATAACATTTTGCCCCACTTGAAACCCGTGGAAAAATGTTGGCAGCCTTCTGATTTTTTGCCTGTTGCTTCCTCTGAGGGCTTTGAAGATCAGGTGAGAGAACTGCGAAAAAGAGCTAGGGAATTGCCAGATGACTACTTTGTTTGCCTTGTTGGGGATATGATTACAGAAGAAGCGTTGCCTACTTATCAGACCATGCTCAATACTCTTGATGGTGTCCGTGATGAGACTGGTGCAAGCTCAACCTCTTGGGCTCTGTGGACAAGAATGTGGACTGCAGAGGAGAACAGACATGGGGATTTGCTGAATAAGTATCTTTATTTGACTGGCAGAGTGGACATGAAACAGGTTGAAAGGACTATTCAATATTTGATTGGCTCAGGAATGGTAAGTCTACAAAATCCAATTGATGTGACTAATTTAGCAGCATTAGCTTTCACTTTTCTTTTGGATAAATTCATTTTTCATCCGCAATTTTGGACTGGTATTGACAATaacttctttttcatttttttggtatATTTAGCTTCCAGAAACACATCAAAATGACTGATAATTACCTTTTCCCTAAATATTTGCATTAAAATCATCAAGACATGGATTTCCGTGGCAATTTTTCTTTCATTAATCTGCGGTATAAACTTCCTTATGCCTACATGTCCAATGCATCCATTATTGCCTTTCTGAATAGAACCGTGTTGTAATTTTTCTGATAGACATTTAGGGTCTCTCTTCCTAACCTTTCAACTATCATTCTGATGATGGGTTAAGGAAGTGTGACACAGCACATCAATCAGAAATTCTTTAATACGGTTCTATGCTGTTTAGTTCATATTTTTAAATGTTGATGAGAAAATTTGCCTAGTTGTTCAACTGATATGGGTTCCCGAAGCTCAAGTCTCTGATCTGGCGATTCCTATAAGTtatttgcatttctaattcaaGGTACTTGATTTTAGGCCTGGATCCAAGCCAATTTCTATTTAAAAAGTGCCCATAAATGGTTTCAGAACACAAACTTCCGTTTGCTTAAATGCCCACTAGTTTTTGCTTTGAAATTAAATGCAACTATAATTTGACTGCTCCAAGAAATTGAATGCAACTAATATATCTTGGATCCTCATCTTAGGCCTTCTCTGTTCTGTTCTGTTATTCTTataaaaagatattcgatagaactataaacttgaatgttgatgttaAATCTTGAAAGCAGCATATTTGTTTCATTTCCAAAGAGTTTTGCTACACCTtcaaactcaaattttaatcttaattttgttcttttttCTATGTTTTGATAAGGATCCAAGCACTGAAAACAGCCCATATCTTGGATTTGTATACACATCATTCCAAGAGAGAGCAACCTTCGTATCCCATGGCAATACTGCAAGGCAGGCCAAAGAATATGGTGACCTGAGCCTGGCTCAAATATGTGGCACCATTGCTGCAGATGAAAAACGCCATGAAGCTGCTTACACAAAGATTGTAGAAAAGCTGTTTGAGATTGATCCTGATGGTGCAATGCTGGCCTTTGAAGacatgatgaagaaaaagatcaaCATGCCTGCTCACTTGATGTATGATGGCCAGGATAACAATCTGTTTGACCATTTTTCTGCTGTTGCTCAGAAATTGGGGGTCTATACAGCCAGGGACTATGTAGAGATCTTGGAATTCTTTGTGAAAAGGTGGAACTTGGAGAAAATAGAAGGACTCTCAAGTGAGGGAAACAGAGCAAGGGAGTTTGTGTGTAAGTTGGCACCTAGACTCAGGAAGCTGGAAAGTAGAGCTGGGACAAGAACAAAGAACACGCAGAGTGTTCCCTTCAGCTGGCTTTTTAACAGAGAGGTTGTCATATAGAAAAATTCAGCTGGTGTGCTCAAGACTTGAATTCACCTTATCACTCTGTCATCATTAGTGGTGGTGTTGCTAGGATAAAATTGAATGCAGAGAAGTTTGAAATTGCGTTTGTCCCAAGTTCGTTGTAGAGGGAATGGTAACAGTAATTAGTATTTAAGGTTAGAAGTTATGCCTGTTGAACTGTTAATACCAGATGATTCTGTAATTTGAATTTGAGCTTAGAAAATATACAGTAAGTTCATTGAGCACCCAATTTTTCATTGTCTACATGTATTCCTAATGTCTGTCTGTATGGTCAATCTAATGTAAAATCAAAAGAATTGTTCATTATCCTTTGCTTGGATTTAATTCTCTTCATTAAAATGATTACCGTCGTTATAAATGACAGACAAAAGTAAAAGCTACTCAGAATCTCGGTAAGTGACAGATAAAATCTAGCCCTCAGAGAGGGAAATTTTTtggaataatttaatata contains:
- the LOC131072835 gene encoding stearoyl-[acyl-carrier-protein] 9-desaturase, chloroplastic, which produces MAIASSGSCFVQGLGYGRRNMVSPSCKQTTRILMAATTTFPTTKEAVMLKFRESSHGQVIHSMPPEKIDLFKSLEGWAKDNILPHLKPVEKCWQPSDFLPVASSEGFEDQVRELRKRARELPDDYFVCLVGDMITEEALPTYQTMLNTLDGVRDETGASSTSWALWTRMWTAEENRHGDLLNKYLYLTGRVDMKQVERTIQYLIGSGMDPSTENSPYLGFVYTSFQERATFVSHGNTARQAKEYGDLSLAQICGTIAADEKRHEAAYTKIVEKLFEIDPDGAMLAFEDMMKKKINMPAHLMYDGQDNNLFDHFSAVAQKLGVYTARDYVEILEFFVKRWNLEKIEGLSSEGNRAREFVCKLAPRLRKLESRAGTRTKNTQSVPFSWLFNREVVI